The Arachis hypogaea cultivar Tifrunner chromosome 19, arahy.Tifrunner.gnm2.J5K5, whole genome shotgun sequence genome has a window encoding:
- the LOC112776342 gene encoding polyadenylate-binding protein-interacting protein 3 isoform X2 has translation MNLQQVGQSKSSNGYGRRKYEKGATKSDSKISSGKSNTSGVAEVTGSKSGTYESPSRDRLVYVTSSLLGHHVEVQVKNGSIYSGIFHATNTEKDFGIILKVARLIKDSSLQGQRSSVEIVSKATTKTLIIPSKELVQVIAKDVAVTRDGQPSESHYAMHQDIMVDSVISQSRHVEMGRELQRWVPDDDDPQCPELENIFDGPWNRGWDQFETNKTLFGVNSTFNEDLYTTKLEKGPQMKELEQKASRIAKEIEGEDTHDLHLAEERGRYHDDFDSDEETRFSSVYRGKGVDDSGYDEDEESRLDSYNSETFGSITGSVIKKPGETSGGKANNGAQTWSNFSKMDHSQSSLSNIGVDLGRSGADDHAKQLASEHPTQNYSFQDGECRIQNCVSDPNETSGNATEENQQAEDVRLSKSEDLQPPHNLKNVVSVSDKGESSPNTTSFTPSPHIISKGLEKTGLCGEFTTGTSASGRSSEQTKAANSRGRVGSASSSGSDNVGGVAASSGSGLSPSSSVGSLSSERSILNPHAKEFKLNPNAKSFIPSQNPVRSRSPVSDGSFYFPANVSTVPNMPAMPMGIGVGNTFAGPPQPMIYNPQVAQMPSQAYFHPNGPQYGQLLGHPRQVLYMPSYLPETPYKGRDY, from the exons ATGAATTTGCAACAAGTGGGGCAATCTAAATCATCTAATGGATATGGTCGTCGGAAGTATGAAAAAGGAGCAACTAAGTCTGACAGTAAAATCTCATCTGGAAAATCAAATACCAGCGGTGTAGCTGAAG TGACTGGCAGTAAAAGTGGTACTTATGAGAGTCCGTCACGTGATCGGCTAGTGTATGTAACATCATCTCTTCTTGGGCACCATGTAGAAGTCCAGGTGAAAAATGGATCTATATACTCTGGAATATTTCATGCAACAAATACTGAGAAAGATTTTG GAATAATTTTAAAAGTGGCTCGCCTGATAAAGGATAGCTCTTTGCAAGGGCAAAGATCCAGTGTAGAAATTGTCAGCAAGGCTACTACTAAGACTTTAATTATACCTTCCAAAGAGCTTGTACAAGTCATAGCGAAG GATGTTGCTGTTACTAGGGATGGCCAGCCTAGTGAATCTCATTATGCTATGCATCAGGATATAATGGTTGATTCAGTTATATCTCAATCTCGCCATGTCGAGATGGGGAGAGAATTACAACGATGGGTACCTGATGATGATGATCCACAATGCCCTGAACTGGAAAATATCTTTGATGGCCCTTGGAATAG GGGATGGGATCAGTTTGAAACAAATAAAACGTTGTTTGGTGTAAATAGCACATTCAATGAAGACCTCTACACAACAAAACTTGAAAAAGGGCCTCAGATGAAAGAGCTGGAACAAAAAGCTTCAAGAATAGCAAAAGAAATTGAAGGGGAGGATACCCATGATCTTCATCTGGCAGAG GAAAGAGGCCGTTATCATGATGATTTTGATAGTGATGAAGAAACCAGATTCTCTTCAGTATATAGGGGTAAAGGTGTTGATGATAGTGGATATGATGAAGATGAGGAATCAAGGTTGGATTCATACAATTCTGAAACATTTGGCAGCATCACAGGTTCGGTCATTAAGAAGCCGGGTGAAACAAGTGGTGGAAAAGCCAACAATGGAGCACAAACTTGGTCAAACTTCTCTAAAATG GATCACTCACAGTCATCTCTGTCAAATATTGGTGTGGATTTAGGCCGCTCTGGTGCTGATGATCATGCTAAGCAATTAGCATCTGAACACCCTACTCAAAATTACTCATTTCAAGATGGGGAATGCAG GATTCAGAACTGTGTTAGTGATCCAAATGAAACCAGTGGTAATGCCACAGAAGAAAATCAG CAAGCTGAGGATGTCCGCCTGTCAAAATCTGAGG ATTTACAGCCACCACATAACTTGAAGAATGTCGTCTCTGTCTCTGATAAGGGGGAATCATCACCTAACACCACCTCCTTTACCCCTTCACCACATATTATATCAAAGGGTCTTGAAAAAACTGGGTTATGTGGGGAGTTTACTACTGGGACTTCAGCATCTGGCAGATCTAGTGAGCAAACAAAAGCTGCAAATTCACGTGGAAGAGTAGGTAGTGCCTCATCATCTGGTTCAGATAATGTGGGCGGTGTGGCCGCATCTTCTGGTTCTGGTCTATCTCCGAGTTCTTCAGTTGGATCATTGTCTTCTGAAAGATCTATTTTGAATCCCCATGCCAAG GAATTCAAGCTTAATCCTAatgccaagagttttattccgTCCCAAAATCCTGTTAGGTCCCGATCCCCAGTCTCTGATGGTTCCTTCTATTTCCCAGCTAATGTATCTACGGTACCAAATATGCCCGCGATGCCCATGGGTATTGGA GTTGGTAATACTTTTGCTGGGCCACCACAGCCTATGATATATAATCCGCAGGTAGCACAAATGCCATCCCAAGcatattttcatccaaatggaCCACAG TATGGACAGCTTCTTGGTCATCCTAGGCAGGTTTTGTACATGCCAAGCTACCTACCT GAAACGCCGTATAAGGGACGAGATTATTGA
- the LOC112776344 gene encoding protein APEM9 isoform X2: protein MNTATMSITTDASADKIIWKQIEVSESYLVCSMYEEATSIAISILKVLQDDSSGVATQDMWESAAMVLVQSLNQLGRAPDILNQLRSYFTSVKTIPSQVLLTGVCFQIAEGSISGIREFLEEFLNGWNLGDGQYVAVIAEAKKECGSKYNKHLVLGIDEYLEVVEVYAVTLLATLLKDVDLAISWVENASLPEENRQGLRRRLNSMHCSKSAKFSQVSSPTSDNAAYSVNEQNVCEGSHKSLKGKDSDNRKYASKIVPRLAERIEPCFWCFRAINLKFGNTKFVISSGKIMLSCLVLFIYYVYRRKQATIKRARECCISRNEI, encoded by the exons ATGAATACTGCGACTATGTCAATTACAACTGACGCCAGTGCTGACAAAATCATATGGAAACAAATTGAGGTTTCTGAGAG CTACCTTGTTTGCTCCATGTATGAAGAAGCCACTTCGATAGCTATCTCCATTTTGAAGGTCTTGCAAGACGACTCTTCTGGTGTTGCAACTCAGGATATGTGGGAATCAGCTGCCATGGTCCTGGTTCAATCACTCAATCAACTTGGCAG GGCACCGGATATTCTCAATCAACTTCGATCGTATTTCACTTCAGTCAAAACTATCCCTTCTCAAGTTCTTCTTACCGG agTTTGTTTCCAAATAGCTGAAGGTTCTATATCTGGCATTCGAgaatttctggaggaatttcttAATGGATGGAATCTGGGGGATGGACAATATGTTGCTGTTATTGCTGAGGCAAAGAAAGAGTGCGGAAGTAAATATAACAAGCACTTAGTTCTTGGAATTGATGAATACTTGGAAGTTGTCGAGGTTTATGCAGTCACACTTCTTGCCACACTTCTAAAAGATGTGGATCTTGCAATCTCTTGGGTTGAGAATGCTTCACTGCCTGAGGAAAACCGACAG GGACTTCGGAGAAGGTTAAACTCAATGCACTGTTCTAAAAGTGCAAAATTTTCTCAAGTTTCCTCTCCTACAAGTGACAATGCGGCTTATTCTGTTAATGAGCAAAATGTATGCGAAGGATCACATAAATCTTTAAAAGGCAAAGATTCAGACAACAGAAAGTACGCTTCAAAAATTGTTCCAAGACTAGCTGAGCGAATAGAACCATGCTTCTGGTGCTTTCGTGCGATCAATTTGAAGTTTGGCAATACAAAGTTTGTAATATCTAGTGGGAAGATTATGCTCAGTTGTTTGGTCCTGTTCATCTATTATGTTTACAGAAGGAAGCAAGCTACTATAAAAAG AGCAAGGGAATGTTGTATATCACGCAATGAAATATGA
- the LOC112776342 gene encoding polyadenylate-binding protein-interacting protein 3 isoform X1 has product MNLQQVGQSKSSNGYGRRKYEKGATKSDSKISSGKSNTSGVAEVTGSKSGTYESPSRDRLVYVTSSLLGHHVEVQVKNGSIYSGIFHATNTEKDFGIILKVARLIKDSSLQGQRSSVEIVSKATTKTLIIPSKELVQVIAKDVAVTRDGQPSESHYAMHQDIMVDSVISQSRHVEMGRELQRWVPDDDDPQCPELENIFDGPWNRGWDQFETNKTLFGVNSTFNEDLYTTKLEKGPQMKELEQKASRIAKEIEGEDTHDLHLAEERGRYHDDFDSDEETRFSSVYRGKGVDDSGYDEDEESRLDSYNSETFGSITGSVIKKPGETSGGKANNGAQTWSNFSKMDHSQSSLSNIGVDLGRSGADDHAKQLASEHPTQNYSFQDGECRIQNCVSDPNETSGNATEENQQAEDVRLSKSEGLYLQPPHNLKNVVSVSDKGESSPNTTSFTPSPHIISKGLEKTGLCGEFTTGTSASGRSSEQTKAANSRGRVGSASSSGSDNVGGVAASSGSGLSPSSSVGSLSSERSILNPHAKEFKLNPNAKSFIPSQNPVRSRSPVSDGSFYFPANVSTVPNMPAMPMGIGVGNTFAGPPQPMIYNPQVAQMPSQAYFHPNGPQYGQLLGHPRQVLYMPSYLPETPYKGRDY; this is encoded by the exons ATGAATTTGCAACAAGTGGGGCAATCTAAATCATCTAATGGATATGGTCGTCGGAAGTATGAAAAAGGAGCAACTAAGTCTGACAGTAAAATCTCATCTGGAAAATCAAATACCAGCGGTGTAGCTGAAG TGACTGGCAGTAAAAGTGGTACTTATGAGAGTCCGTCACGTGATCGGCTAGTGTATGTAACATCATCTCTTCTTGGGCACCATGTAGAAGTCCAGGTGAAAAATGGATCTATATACTCTGGAATATTTCATGCAACAAATACTGAGAAAGATTTTG GAATAATTTTAAAAGTGGCTCGCCTGATAAAGGATAGCTCTTTGCAAGGGCAAAGATCCAGTGTAGAAATTGTCAGCAAGGCTACTACTAAGACTTTAATTATACCTTCCAAAGAGCTTGTACAAGTCATAGCGAAG GATGTTGCTGTTACTAGGGATGGCCAGCCTAGTGAATCTCATTATGCTATGCATCAGGATATAATGGTTGATTCAGTTATATCTCAATCTCGCCATGTCGAGATGGGGAGAGAATTACAACGATGGGTACCTGATGATGATGATCCACAATGCCCTGAACTGGAAAATATCTTTGATGGCCCTTGGAATAG GGGATGGGATCAGTTTGAAACAAATAAAACGTTGTTTGGTGTAAATAGCACATTCAATGAAGACCTCTACACAACAAAACTTGAAAAAGGGCCTCAGATGAAAGAGCTGGAACAAAAAGCTTCAAGAATAGCAAAAGAAATTGAAGGGGAGGATACCCATGATCTTCATCTGGCAGAG GAAAGAGGCCGTTATCATGATGATTTTGATAGTGATGAAGAAACCAGATTCTCTTCAGTATATAGGGGTAAAGGTGTTGATGATAGTGGATATGATGAAGATGAGGAATCAAGGTTGGATTCATACAATTCTGAAACATTTGGCAGCATCACAGGTTCGGTCATTAAGAAGCCGGGTGAAACAAGTGGTGGAAAAGCCAACAATGGAGCACAAACTTGGTCAAACTTCTCTAAAATG GATCACTCACAGTCATCTCTGTCAAATATTGGTGTGGATTTAGGCCGCTCTGGTGCTGATGATCATGCTAAGCAATTAGCATCTGAACACCCTACTCAAAATTACTCATTTCAAGATGGGGAATGCAG GATTCAGAACTGTGTTAGTGATCCAAATGAAACCAGTGGTAATGCCACAGAAGAAAATCAG CAAGCTGAGGATGTCCGCCTGTCAAAATCTGAGGGTttgt ATTTACAGCCACCACATAACTTGAAGAATGTCGTCTCTGTCTCTGATAAGGGGGAATCATCACCTAACACCACCTCCTTTACCCCTTCACCACATATTATATCAAAGGGTCTTGAAAAAACTGGGTTATGTGGGGAGTTTACTACTGGGACTTCAGCATCTGGCAGATCTAGTGAGCAAACAAAAGCTGCAAATTCACGTGGAAGAGTAGGTAGTGCCTCATCATCTGGTTCAGATAATGTGGGCGGTGTGGCCGCATCTTCTGGTTCTGGTCTATCTCCGAGTTCTTCAGTTGGATCATTGTCTTCTGAAAGATCTATTTTGAATCCCCATGCCAAG GAATTCAAGCTTAATCCTAatgccaagagttttattccgTCCCAAAATCCTGTTAGGTCCCGATCCCCAGTCTCTGATGGTTCCTTCTATTTCCCAGCTAATGTATCTACGGTACCAAATATGCCCGCGATGCCCATGGGTATTGGA GTTGGTAATACTTTTGCTGGGCCACCACAGCCTATGATATATAATCCGCAGGTAGCACAAATGCCATCCCAAGcatattttcatccaaatggaCCACAG TATGGACAGCTTCTTGGTCATCCTAGGCAGGTTTTGTACATGCCAAGCTACCTACCT GAAACGCCGTATAAGGGACGAGATTATTGA
- the LOC112776344 gene encoding protein APEM9 isoform X1: MNTATMSITTDASADKIIWKQIEVSESYLVCSMYEEATSIAISILKVLQDDSSGVATQDMWESAAMVLVQSLNQLGRAPDILNQLRSYFTSVKTIPSQVLLTGVCFQIAEGSISGIREFLEEFLNGWNLGDGQYVAVIAEAKKECGSKYNKHLVLGIDEYLEVVEVYAVTLLATLLKDVDLAISWVENASLPEENRQGLRRRLNSMHCSKSAKFSQVSSPTSDNAAYSVNEQNVCEGSHKSLKGKDSDNRKYASKIVPRLAERIEPCFWCFRAINLKFGNTKFVISSGKIMLSCLVLFIYYVYRRKQATIKRMVRTQVTAMKRALVDLWQLAFSYEVNPLAAVQPIAAAANQGR, encoded by the exons ATGAATACTGCGACTATGTCAATTACAACTGACGCCAGTGCTGACAAAATCATATGGAAACAAATTGAGGTTTCTGAGAG CTACCTTGTTTGCTCCATGTATGAAGAAGCCACTTCGATAGCTATCTCCATTTTGAAGGTCTTGCAAGACGACTCTTCTGGTGTTGCAACTCAGGATATGTGGGAATCAGCTGCCATGGTCCTGGTTCAATCACTCAATCAACTTGGCAG GGCACCGGATATTCTCAATCAACTTCGATCGTATTTCACTTCAGTCAAAACTATCCCTTCTCAAGTTCTTCTTACCGG agTTTGTTTCCAAATAGCTGAAGGTTCTATATCTGGCATTCGAgaatttctggaggaatttcttAATGGATGGAATCTGGGGGATGGACAATATGTTGCTGTTATTGCTGAGGCAAAGAAAGAGTGCGGAAGTAAATATAACAAGCACTTAGTTCTTGGAATTGATGAATACTTGGAAGTTGTCGAGGTTTATGCAGTCACACTTCTTGCCACACTTCTAAAAGATGTGGATCTTGCAATCTCTTGGGTTGAGAATGCTTCACTGCCTGAGGAAAACCGACAG GGACTTCGGAGAAGGTTAAACTCAATGCACTGTTCTAAAAGTGCAAAATTTTCTCAAGTTTCCTCTCCTACAAGTGACAATGCGGCTTATTCTGTTAATGAGCAAAATGTATGCGAAGGATCACATAAATCTTTAAAAGGCAAAGATTCAGACAACAGAAAGTACGCTTCAAAAATTGTTCCAAGACTAGCTGAGCGAATAGAACCATGCTTCTGGTGCTTTCGTGCGATCAATTTGAAGTTTGGCAATACAAAGTTTGTAATATCTAGTGGGAAGATTATGCTCAGTTGTTTGGTCCTGTTCATCTATTATGTTTACAGAAGGAAGCAAGCTACTATAAAAAG GATGGTAAGAACACAAGTAACCGCAATGAAGAGAGCTTTGGTAGATTTGTGGCAGCTTGCATTTTCATATGAAGTAAATCCTCTTGCAGCTGTTCAGCCAATTGCCGCTGCTGCAAATCAAGGTCGATGA